One genomic region from Bacillus aquiflavi encodes:
- a CDS encoding non-ribosomal peptide synthetase, with protein sequence MVERKYPLSHPQKRIWETEKFVQTSPISNLVGTIKFKGLLDFQKMEQAINLFILKNDSIRFRLIEDSDGVRQYISPFHEKKFKQIDLQKLNCTFKEWVALETSKPFTLLNSDLFDFILFKNGANESGIFAKIHHAIADAWSIHLMANKMMKYYTDLCKGKEISTQKDHSYIDFITRENNYIKSNRFIENETFWINELIDIPEPIHLKESRLAFRSTNANRKTFKLSSEITSNIYQFCKDQEISIFTFFISILSIYLKRITDRNQFVLGTTILNRFNVKERETFGMFTSTMPFYVELNDDLKVTDFFEQMKHKQMSLLRNQQYPFDLLTRKLREKNNLIERLFDISLSYQNSKLHISKNEEIRGQYETEWHFSGHEINSLSIHVNDREKKNELMLDFDYLTDLFTEREIETHFNRMVQTILHVLHNSNKRVFEIEVIPADEEQKLLTEFSGEKSDYSRTKAIHQLFEEQVKRTPNKTAIVFGNQKLTYQQLNNKANQLARFLQRNGVQPLTRVGVMIDRSIDMMVAIFAVLKAGGTYIPIDPSYPKGRITYMIQNSSISLLLSSSTINDVEFAGRKIDVADSRIDQENVENLPNLGKVDHSVYIMYTSGSTGRPKGICIDHQSLHNFIHGFTRAVEFAPDHTILSLTSMSFDPFVVESFLPLTLGMVVVIADEEQRQNAANIKDLIQQHHIDVIQLTPSRLQLLLNDENDQTFEKLQTVLVGGETLTNSLVQKLKQITNAKVYNIYGPTETTVWLTVKEINSDTEPITVGKPIANKKVYILNKNEQLQPIGITGELCISGEGIANGYLSNQELSLSKFVKNPFDSNLKMYKSGDLARWLPNGELELIGRNDDQVKIRGVRMELGEVQNQVASHPKIKEAVVLVKQHNGEQHLCAYYVAEEQIDLGELREYLSFNLPNAMIPTYFFPLKQMPLTPNGKVDRKKLPLPFSDHAVKSVYVAPRNETEIMLTNIWANLFNKKPQEIGINDHFLDLGGHSLKAIELLTSVQREFHVHLNVKDIFQYTTIKKLAEHIETLVRKKQVKITPVENKKYYPASTSQKRLFIINQTSNTTNYNMPGVFEINGAINKNEINKIFQQIIERHEAFRTSFKIIDGIPMQEIHRNVNFNVTSIDLLDRDPMELINSFIQPFDLSAAPLLRVYLIHVQKNKSLLFVDMHHMISDGTSIKILIEDFITIYEGKSLPSLEVQYKDFSHWQEQYLLSDEMKKQEAYWLEVFSDEVPYLNLPIDRARPSIPSYKGDQLTFVIDREDVLGLKKIARDQEATLFMVVFALYNIMLSKYSDQEDVTVGIPVIGRKNNEIKNVIGMFVNTLAIRSYPHSKKTFKEFLAHVKENLLKSYENQEYPFENLINKLDLSFDRSKSPLFNTMFTMQETGYDSLTVKDLTINPINVNHKDIKFDLSFEAKEKAEKLEMKIEYSTALFNEDTIQRMAKYFKEIVHQVIAETTIKLADIQLLTKEEQKRHIYEWNNTKQDIDTSKAYHELFEEQVVRTPNHIAVFDNHTSLTYKELNQRANQVARYLRSNGVSPDSIVGMMLERSVEMIIGILGILKAGAAYLPIDPNAPAERIKYMIQNSNLKILLTQRNFKQHNLFTGLTVDINDSNIKQLDDTNLNHITKPTNLAYVIYTSGSTGKPKGVMIEHRSLVNRIHWMQSKYPLTEADIIMQKTPFTFDVSVWELLWWSLYGSKVYLLQPNGEKEPVMICEAIEKYKITVMHFVPSMFTMFLDHLKKYQQSYDLSSLKQIFTSGEALLSPHVKAFHENIQQQFGTRLTNLYGPTEATIDVSYYDCDEVNRHLSSVPIGKPISNICLYVLNKQYQIQPVGVEGEIFIAGIGLARGYLNRKELTAEKFIENPFIPGTKMYRTGDIGRYLLDGNIEYMGRTDDQVKIRGNRVEIGEIEANLTSHEKITDAVVMAVDDENGSKELYAYYVATEPIPNLKLRNYLLKMLPDYMLPSAFVHIDRIPLNASGKVDRKALQKQKNVTKSTNYVGPRNDIEKRLTKLWADFLGIDEQRISMTDSFFELGGHSLKAISIISKVYEEFDVQLSLKDIFHSPTIKEQAEILIHDRNKEKYSKIEVAKEREYYPLTSSQKRLYLLEQVNQLETSYHLTEALLIKGELNKKKFQSSLQQLVNRHESLRTSFTYQNGEFAQVIHEHKNITIEEEDGSEHEVDLLIEQFITTFDLSEAPLFRVKLVNLKENKYLLLFDMHHIIADGVSLDILIRDFVAFYQDKTLPKLEIQYKDYAIWKNNLLNTEKMNRQAMYWKEVFYKEVAPLNLPYDFTRPNTLTFEGDTFSIVVNKQTSAALRSLRAQLDKTLYSILFAVYNVLLSKYTGQTDVVVGTPTAGRQHPDVENLIGMFVNTLAIRSFPEKEKTFVNYLAELNESILDAYENQDYPFEELLDEMKIEQAENQNPLFNTMFDLKMSNHEISLDGLQIEKYPLKRNTSKFDLSLETEELEENFIFTFEYNIYLFKQETIKQVAADFLKVLKTIIDNPYLRLADIQLEHQVEELKPINMEDIEFTFNS encoded by the coding sequence ATGGTTGAACGAAAGTATCCTTTATCGCATCCGCAAAAAAGGATTTGGGAAACGGAAAAGTTTGTTCAAACTTCTCCAATATCGAATTTAGTTGGAACAATTAAATTCAAAGGTTTGTTAGACTTTCAAAAAATGGAACAAGCTATCAACTTGTTTATACTAAAAAATGATTCTATACGTTTCCGGTTAATTGAGGATAGCGATGGTGTAAGACAATATATTTCACCATTTCACGAGAAAAAATTTAAACAAATAGATTTACAAAAGTTAAATTGCACGTTTAAGGAATGGGTGGCTCTAGAAACTAGTAAACCATTTACATTATTGAATTCCGATTTGTTTGATTTTATTCTCTTTAAAAACGGCGCTAATGAAAGTGGAATATTTGCGAAAATTCATCATGCCATTGCTGATGCATGGTCCATTCATTTAATGGCAAATAAAATGATGAAATACTATACCGATTTATGTAAAGGAAAAGAGATTAGTACGCAAAAGGATCATTCTTATATTGATTTTATTACCCGTGAAAATAATTATATAAAATCAAACAGATTTATTGAAAATGAAACATTTTGGATAAATGAACTAATTGACATACCTGAACCAATTCATCTAAAAGAGAGCAGATTAGCTTTTAGAAGTACTAATGCAAATCGAAAAACATTCAAACTATCTTCAGAAATTACGTCAAATATTTATCAGTTTTGTAAGGATCAAGAAATCTCTATATTTACATTTTTTATTTCCATACTATCCATTTATTTAAAAAGAATAACTGATCGTAATCAATTTGTTTTAGGTACAACAATTTTAAATAGATTTAATGTTAAAGAACGTGAAACGTTTGGGATGTTCACAAGTACAATGCCATTTTATGTGGAGTTAAACGATGATCTAAAGGTTACTGACTTTTTTGAACAAATGAAGCATAAGCAAATGTCTCTGTTAAGAAATCAGCAATACCCTTTTGATTTATTAACTAGAAAACTTAGAGAGAAAAACAATCTCATCGAAAGATTATTCGATATTTCATTATCATACCAAAATTCAAAGCTTCATATTAGCAAAAATGAAGAAATAAGAGGACAGTATGAGACGGAATGGCATTTTTCAGGACATGAAATTAATTCATTAAGTATTCATGTCAATGATCGAGAAAAAAAAAATGAGTTAATGCTTGATTTTGATTATTTGACGGATCTATTTACGGAAAGGGAAATCGAAACCCATTTTAATCGAATGGTACAAACAATCTTACATGTATTGCATAACAGTAATAAAAGGGTATTTGAAATAGAGGTAATTCCAGCAGATGAGGAGCAGAAGCTGTTAACTGAATTTAGTGGGGAAAAATCTGATTATTCAAGAACTAAAGCAATTCATCAGTTATTTGAAGAACAAGTAAAGAGAACGCCTAACAAGACTGCAATTGTATTTGGCAATCAAAAATTAACTTATCAACAACTCAATAATAAAGCAAATCAACTTGCACGGTTTTTACAACGAAACGGTGTTCAACCGTTAACACGCGTTGGTGTGATGATTGACCGCTCAATCGACATGATGGTAGCTATTTTTGCTGTTCTTAAAGCGGGAGGGACGTATATACCGATAGATCCAAGTTATCCTAAGGGCAGAATTACTTACATGATTCAAAATAGTTCCATTAGTCTATTATTATCAAGTTCAACGATAAACGATGTCGAGTTTGCTGGAAGAAAAATCGATGTAGCAGATTCAAGAATTGATCAAGAAAATGTGGAAAATTTGCCGAATTTAGGCAAAGTTGATCATTCAGTATATATTATGTATACATCAGGATCAACTGGTAGACCGAAAGGAATTTGTATCGATCATCAATCGTTACATAATTTTATTCACGGTTTTACTCGTGCTGTTGAATTTGCACCAGATCACACCATTTTATCACTTACTTCTATGTCATTTGATCCTTTTGTAGTGGAATCTTTTCTTCCATTAACTTTAGGCATGGTTGTTGTTATTGCGGATGAAGAGCAAAGACAAAATGCTGCAAATATAAAGGATTTAATTCAACAACATCATATAGATGTCATTCAATTGACGCCATCACGATTACAGCTATTATTGAATGATGAAAATGATCAGACTTTTGAAAAGTTACAAACAGTATTGGTCGGGGGAGAGACGCTAACAAACAGTTTAGTTCAAAAACTTAAACAAATAACAAATGCTAAAGTTTACAATATTTATGGACCAACTGAAACGACAGTTTGGTTAACTGTAAAAGAAATTAATTCAGATACTGAACCGATCACTGTTGGAAAACCGATTGCAAACAAAAAAGTATATATTTTGAACAAGAACGAACAACTGCAACCAATAGGGATTACTGGTGAACTATGCATTTCAGGTGAAGGAATTGCAAACGGTTACCTCTCAAATCAAGAACTCTCATTATCTAAGTTTGTAAAAAATCCATTTGACTCAAACTTAAAAATGTATAAATCAGGTGATTTAGCAAGATGGTTGCCTAACGGTGAATTGGAGCTTATTGGAAGAAATGATGATCAAGTAAAAATACGCGGAGTACGGATGGAACTGGGTGAAGTTCAAAATCAAGTAGCTAGTCATCCAAAAATTAAAGAAGCTGTCGTTTTAGTGAAACAACATAATGGTGAACAACATCTTTGTGCATATTATGTCGCTGAAGAACAAATAGATTTAGGGGAATTAAGGGAATACTTAAGTTTTAATTTACCAAATGCAATGATTCCAACTTATTTTTTCCCATTAAAACAAATGCCATTAACACCAAATGGTAAAGTGGATCGAAAGAAATTACCGCTTCCATTTTCCGATCATGCTGTAAAGTCTGTTTATGTTGCCCCAAGAAATGAAACCGAAATCATGTTAACTAACATTTGGGCCAATCTTTTTAATAAAAAGCCGCAAGAAATAGGAATTAATGATCATTTTTTAGACTTAGGTGGTCATTCGTTAAAAGCTATTGAACTTTTGACGAGTGTACAAAGAGAATTTCACGTTCATTTAAATGTGAAAGATATTTTTCAATATACAACGATAAAAAAATTAGCTGAACATATAGAAACATTAGTAAGAAAAAAACAAGTAAAAATAACACCTGTAGAAAATAAAAAATATTATCCTGCTTCCACATCACAAAAACGATTATTTATTATTAATCAAACGAGTAATACGACGAATTATAATATGCCAGGAGTTTTCGAAATAAACGGTGCAATAAACAAAAACGAAATAAATAAGATTTTCCAACAAATCATTGAAAGACATGAAGCATTTCGGACATCTTTTAAAATAATAGATGGTATTCCGATGCAAGAAATTCATCGCAACGTAAATTTCAATGTAACATCTATAGATTTATTAGACCGTGATCCAATGGAACTGATAAATTCGTTCATTCAACCTTTTGATCTATCTGCTGCACCTTTATTACGTGTTTATTTAATCCATGTGCAGAAGAACAAAAGTTTGTTATTTGTTGATATGCATCATATGATCTCTGATGGAACTTCTATAAAAATTCTAATAGAAGATTTTATTACGATTTATGAAGGAAAGAGTTTACCGTCACTTGAAGTTCAATATAAAGATTTCTCACATTGGCAAGAACAATATTTGCTTTCAGACGAAATGAAAAAACAGGAAGCCTATTGGTTAGAAGTGTTTTCTGATGAAGTTCCTTATTTAAATCTTCCAATTGATCGAGCAAGACCATCAATTCCTTCATATAAAGGGGATCAGCTAACATTCGTAATTGATCGTGAAGATGTTTTAGGTTTAAAAAAGATTGCAAGAGACCAGGAAGCGACTTTATTTATGGTTGTCTTTGCTTTATATAACATAATGTTATCCAAGTATAGTGATCAGGAAGATGTTACTGTCGGTATCCCTGTAATTGGAAGGAAAAATAATGAAATAAAAAATGTAATTGGAATGTTTGTAAACACATTAGCCATAAGAAGCTATCCTCATTCAAAGAAGACATTTAAAGAATTTTTAGCCCATGTTAAAGAAAACTTATTAAAGTCTTATGAAAACCAAGAGTATCCTTTCGAAAATTTAATCAATAAACTGGATCTAAGCTTTGATAGAAGTAAATCTCCTTTATTTAATACAATGTTTACGATGCAAGAGACGGGCTATGATTCATTAACAGTGAAAGATTTAACTATTAATCCTATTAACGTAAATCATAAGGATATCAAGTTTGACTTAAGTTTTGAAGCAAAAGAAAAAGCGGAAAAGCTTGAAATGAAAATCGAATATAGTACGGCGCTATTTAATGAAGATACAATTCAAAGAATGGCAAAATATTTTAAGGAAATTGTTCATCAAGTAATTGCCGAAACAACGATAAAACTAGCTGATATACAACTGTTAACAAAAGAGGAGCAAAAAAGGCACATTTATGAATGGAATAACACAAAGCAAGATATCGATACATCTAAGGCATACCATGAACTATTTGAGGAACAGGTAGTCCGTACTCCAAATCATATTGCGGTATTCGATAATCATACATCTTTAACATATAAAGAATTAAATCAACGGGCTAATCAAGTTGCACGTTATTTAAGATCAAATGGGGTATCACCTGATAGCATTGTTGGAATGATGTTAGAACGGTCAGTAGAAATGATCATTGGGATTTTAGGGATTTTAAAAGCGGGTGCAGCATATTTACCAATTGATCCAAATGCACCTGCTGAAAGAATAAAATACATGATTCAAAATAGTAATTTGAAAATTTTATTAACTCAACGAAACTTTAAGCAACATAATCTCTTCACAGGATTAACAGTTGATATAAATGATAGCAACATCAAGCAACTAGACGACACAAATCTTAATCATATTACAAAACCTACAAATCTCGCTTATGTTATTTATACGTCTGGTTCAACTGGAAAACCTAAGGGAGTTATGATCGAACATCGATCACTTGTAAATAGAATTCATTGGATGCAAAGCAAGTATCCATTAACAGAAGCGGACATTATTATGCAAAAAACGCCATTTACATTTGATGTATCCGTATGGGAATTATTATGGTGGTCGTTATATGGTTCAAAAGTGTACTTACTTCAACCAAACGGAGAAAAAGAACCAGTCATGATTTGTGAAGCAATTGAGAAATACAAAATTACAGTTATGCATTTTGTACCATCTATGTTCACGATGTTTTTAGATCATTTGAAAAAGTATCAACAATCCTATGATCTGAGCAGTTTAAAGCAAATATTTACTAGTGGTGAAGCACTTTTAAGCCCCCATGTTAAAGCGTTTCATGAAAATATTCAGCAACAGTTTGGAACGAGATTAACAAATTTATATGGACCAACGGAAGCGACTATTGATGTATCTTACTATGACTGTGATGAAGTAAATCGTCATTTATCAAGTGTCCCAATTGGCAAACCTATTTCTAATATTTGTTTGTATGTATTGAATAAGCAATATCAAATACAACCTGTCGGAGTTGAAGGTGAAATATTTATCGCTGGAATTGGGCTAGCCAGAGGATATTTAAATCGAAAAGAACTTACAGCGGAAAAATTTATCGAAAACCCATTTATTCCTGGAACAAAAATGTATCGAACAGGTGATATAGGGCGATATTTACTTGATGGCAATATTGAATATATGGGAAGAACAGATGATCAAGTAAAAATACGGGGTAATCGAGTTGAAATCGGAGAAATAGAGGCGAATTTAACATCACATGAAAAAATAACGGATGCAGTTGTAATGGCCGTGGATGACGAAAACGGCTCTAAAGAACTATATGCGTATTATGTTGCAACCGAACCGATTCCTAATTTAAAACTGCGTAACTATTTGTTGAAGATGTTACCAGATTATATGTTGCCATCTGCTTTTGTTCATATTGATCGTATTCCATTAAATGCAAGTGGGAAAGTGGATCGAAAGGCTTTACAGAAACAAAAAAATGTCACGAAGAGTACGAACTATGTAGGCCCGAGAAATGATATTGAGAAAAGATTAACAAAACTATGGGCTGATTTCCTTGGTATAGACGAACAAAGAATTAGTATGACAGACAGCTTTTTTGAATTGGGCGGTCATTCCCTTAAAGCTATATCCATCATCTCTAAAGTTTATGAAGAATTTGACGTTCAATTGTCATTGAAGGATATTTTCCACTCTCCAACGATAAAGGAACAAGCAGAAATATTAATTCACGATAGAAATAAAGAGAAGTATTCCAAGATAGAAGTTGCCAAAGAGAGGGAATATTATCCGCTTACTTCTTCACAAAAACGCTTGTATTTACTTGAACAGGTAAATCAATTGGAAACAAGTTACCATCTGACAGAAGCGTTACTTATAAAGGGAGAGCTAAATAAGAAAAAATTTCAGAGCAGCTTACAGCAACTTGTAAATAGACATGAATCATTAAGAACAAGTTTTACCTATCAGAATGGTGAATTTGCTCAAGTTATCCACGAACACAAAAATATCACAATAGAGGAAGAGGACGGATCAGAGCATGAAGTTGACCTACTGATTGAACAATTTATCACTACTTTTGATTTAAGTGAAGCCCCTTTATTTAGAGTGAAGTTAGTTAATCTTAAAGAGAACAAGTATTTATTGCTATTCGATATGCATCATATCATTGCAGATGGAGTTTCATTAGACATATTAATTCGCGATTTTGTTGCATTTTATCAAGATAAGACACTACCAAAGCTAGAGATTCAATACAAAGATTATGCCATTTGGAAAAACAACTTATTGAATACAGAAAAAATGAATAGACAAGCAATGTATTGGAAAGAAGTCTTTTATAAAGAAGTAGCGCCGTTAAATTTACCATATGATTTTACTAGACCTAATACTTTAACATTTGAAGGTGATACATTCTCAATTGTTGTTAATAAACAGACTTCTGCAGCACTGCGTTCACTGAGGGCACAACTAGATAAAACGTTATACTCAATATTATTTGCTGTTTATAACGTTCTCTTATCTAAATATACTGGTCAAACAGACGTTGTCGTTGGCACCCCAACTGCAGGAAGACAACATCCTGATGTGGAAAATTTAATTGGGATGTTTGTAAATACGTTAGCTATTCGAAGTTTTCCGGAAAAGGAAAAAACATTTGTAAATTATTTAGCAGAATTAAATGAATCTATTCTTGATGCATATGAAAATCAGGATTATCCATTTGAGGAGCTGCTCGATGAAATGAAGATTGAGCAAGCGGAAAATCAAAATCCATTATTTAATACCATGTTCGATTTGAAAATGAGTAATCATGAAATTAGTCTTGATGGATTACAAATAGAAAAATACCCATTAAAAAGAAATACTTCTAAGTTTGACTTGAGTCTAGAAACGGAAGAACTAGAGGAAAACTTTATCTTTACATTTGAGTATAATATTTATTTATTTAAGCAGGAAACAATTAAACAAGTGGCGGCTGACTTTTTAAAGGTATTAAAAACAATAATCGACAATCCGTATTTACGCTTAGCAGATATTCAATTAGAGCATCAGGTTGAAGAATTAAAGCCTATAAATATGGAGGATATTGAATTTACCTTTAATAGTTAA